A region of Rhodospirillales bacterium DNA encodes the following proteins:
- a CDS encoding isocitrate lyase/phosphoenolpyruvate mutase family protein: protein MPVSQQDKAEAFRALHAGPRAFVIANPWDAGSARALASLGFKALATSSGAKAGVLGKRDGKVTRDEALAHCRLVAGATDLPVAGDLENCYGHAPAFVAETITLAAGTGLVGGSVEDATGEKDKPLYDLGHAAERVAAAAEAARKLPFAFTLTARSENFLRGNPDLDDTIKRLQAYEKAGADVLFAPGLPDLAAVRTVCAALGKPFNFMVGIRGKSFTVADLEAAGVRRISLATSLYRAAMTGLVDAAREVAEHGTFTYLDRSLATPDVNKFMAD from the coding sequence ATGCCCGTGAGCCAGCAAGACAAGGCCGAGGCCTTCCGCGCGCTGCACGCCGGGCCGCGCGCCTTCGTGATCGCCAACCCGTGGGACGCCGGCTCGGCGCGCGCGCTGGCGTCGCTCGGATTCAAGGCGCTGGCGACGTCCAGCGGCGCCAAGGCCGGCGTTCTCGGCAAGCGCGACGGCAAGGTGACGCGCGACGAGGCCTTGGCGCACTGCCGGCTGGTGGCCGGCGCCACGGATCTGCCGGTCGCAGGCGATCTGGAGAACTGCTACGGCCACGCCCCGGCCTTCGTCGCCGAGACGATCACGCTGGCGGCCGGCACCGGTCTGGTCGGCGGCTCCGTCGAGGACGCGACCGGCGAGAAGGACAAGCCGCTCTACGATCTCGGCCACGCCGCCGAGCGGGTCGCCGCGGCGGCGGAGGCGGCGCGCAAACTTCCGTTCGCGTTCACGCTGACGGCGCGCAGCGAGAACTTCCTGCGCGGCAACCCCGACCTCGACGACACGATCAAGCGTCTGCAGGCCTACGAGAAGGCCGGCGCCGACGTGCTGTTCGCGCCTGGATTGCCCGACCTCGCGGCCGTCCGCACGGTCTGCGCCGCGCTCGGCAAGCCGTTCAACTTCATGGTGGGCATCCGCGGCAAGTCGTTCACGGTGGCCGATCTCGAGGCCGCCGGCGTGCGCCGCATCAGCCTGGCGACGTCGCTCTACCGCGCCGCGATGACCGGCCTGGTCGACGCCGCGCGCGAGGTCGCCGAGCACGGCACGTTCACCTACCTGGACAGGTCGCTCGCGACGCCGGACGTCAACAAATTCATGGCCGACTGA
- a CDS encoding glutathione S-transferase family protein has protein sequence MLKLFHSPGSCAFASHIALAESGATYEPVLVNFAADEQRSAPYLEVNPKGRVPTLVTDRGILTETPAILAYIAQTFPAARLAPLDDAFAFARVQSFNSYLCSTVHVAHAHRGRGYRWVPAENAAALDAMRGKVGQNMAECFELIERGMIAGPWVMGDSYTICDPYLFTIAGWLEGDGVDIARFPKVAAHHRAMAARPAVLRARAEQKPAA, from the coding sequence ATGTTGAAGCTGTTCCATTCGCCGGGTTCGTGCGCCTTCGCTTCGCATATCGCGCTGGCGGAATCCGGCGCCACCTACGAGCCGGTGCTGGTGAATTTCGCGGCGGACGAACAGCGCTCCGCGCCCTACCTGGAGGTCAACCCCAAGGGGCGGGTTCCGACGCTCGTGACCGACCGTGGCATCCTGACGGAGACGCCGGCGATCCTCGCGTACATCGCGCAGACGTTCCCGGCGGCGCGGCTCGCGCCGCTCGACGACGCATTCGCGTTCGCGCGCGTCCAGTCGTTCAACAGCTACCTCTGCTCGACGGTCCACGTCGCGCACGCCCATCGTGGCCGCGGCTACCGCTGGGTGCCGGCCGAGAACGCCGCGGCGCTCGACGCGATGCGCGGCAAGGTCGGCCAGAACATGGCGGAGTGCTTCGAGCTGATCGAACGCGGGATGATCGCGGGGCCCTGGGTGATGGGCGATTCCTACACGATCTGCGATCCGTACCTGTTCACGATCGCCGGGTGGCTGGAGGGCGACGGCGTCGACATCGCGCGCTTCCCGAAGGTGGCCGCGCACCATCGCGCGATGGCGGCCCGCCCGGCGGTGCTGCGCGCGCGGGCCGAGCAGAAGCCGGCGGCCTGA